AATCCATGAGGTatctcatttgaaaaaaatagaaaacttttATTCCAATTCATTATTGCTATATTCGTGACTTTTTCTTCAGATCCAcccccttccaaaaaaagaaaaacgttcAAGAGGTATTTAGTGActatttacttaaatgaaaGATACTTGATGCAGACTCATTACTAAATATTCTCTAGTGAGTAGATCAAAATTTTATGTGGCcaaaataacaatattgcaAAACACCTGGACCTtcaatgaattaattcaaatgaatCAAATACGTACATATTCGCCTATTACGATtacaaatacaaagaaaaaggaaCACTGTATCcacagaatgtaaaaaaaatattttttttttacagattcaTGAATGATTCACAAGGGAGTAAAATTTAacggattttgaatattttaatttttaaattcaacacatgctattttgcaatttatagttATGACTCTTAAATGTTTCTCAGCCTGAGCCCTCCATTCTTGATGCTGGCCGCCTTTGCAAGCCCAGTAGGAAGTCAAATGgatcatataagtaaaaattttagttaAGCTCTAGAGGTCATATCAAAAAACAGTGAATTATGAGCTCACTACGTGCTCTGCtgggaaaaataaatagtttcacATAAGGGGTTCATTCGCCAATTACAACGATTTGGCGGTGGGttattgttgtgtcttgacgagggagaggagacacaaacttatttatagttggagagatccaggatgccCGAGAGACATGAGGACAAGGAGTGGCGTGGaggaaataatacaataattatttataagatcatctgtattctttataatacaaaaacctactctagtttatttgcaaaatacacgactatttatactacgtaaaatgcagtactttaatacataataaaagaaaatacaagaagataaaaacaaggggaaggaaatatgaaatacattacagTTATGAACCTACTCCGGGACATACTGATATATTGCACAACTTGTGGGCTGATGAATTACATATGTTACGGGGAATGTGCAAAAttgggcattttgcaaaatgcccaggcaatctataaaatttccaatagtcTGGTCATTTTACGTTCATTAACATtatcaggtaaaatgattgtgggtaatttgattatttaacaattcattgcaagcaatttcataattaaggaatttattaaggtacaatttccttgcaaacAATTTGATAATTCAGTGCAGgaaattttcattgaatattgtATTCAGACTTTAGAACTTAAGTATGACAAGAAATTATCACTAgagactcaattttattttcaaaatatacctcggccaaCAGGTTGTACAGATGGACAGCTGGTCTCTAAGGTGGATCAAAACCTACCACCAATACTATTCTGAGTATCAAGGCCATATTATAATACATCCGGCCTACAAGTTACGCTAGTGAGCCGCTTATCCGCAAAGGGGATAAAATTCTATTATCcctcttaaaatcaaatttaatacaaGAAAAGTTTTGTGTTATGAATTTCTTGTAAGACCATGGGGGCATGTTGCTCGAACCATCACCATCAGTaattacattgatattttttgggttcGTAATCGTAAGTCATTAGTTTTTATCAGAGTTTCATCCGtttcataatataatcttcgtcagacatcgtcattgtttcgtcgtagttattttttatttagtcttcgtgatgaaaaaatgtttcGATAACGAAAAGATTTCGTCTCGTCAGGATTCACGAAATTAACATGCTGATTGttttattactactgagtcacTTGGCATTAGAAAATAAGTGGAACATGATTCTAGACTGGTAAAGATAATatgcttctcttttctcgatattttggtccgCAAAGCATATTCTACtctgctattacatataaatagttatttggagCTGTTAAGTGATGctgtgttttacaaaatatataacaaacctcttaacttctgtagacttatgttgaaatatctgaatgtcaTTGAAATCCCCAAACTTATTGAGTCGGGAATACTTCTCTAAAACGCCAAATTGCTTGTCACCACAATGGAATATATTACAAAGATCTAGGATATCAacaccaataaataaattattaaatgttttcaatactggataattataagttgttttactgagaacaatagttaaaatgtaacaatataataatatgattgatttagtattgattgaaaaaataataaagtgttaataatattctttaaaatttacattccaTATTTATGAATCCtccgttatttatttttatatcttattgattagttcggttttattttggatTGGTATTGTAATTGTTGTCAGGCgagtataaatttcaaaatcctttctATTCTTAGTTGTAGAACTAATATTGTCATAGTATTATGAAACTATGGCAAGCAATATAAAAGAGACAAACCTTTACAATACAGTACCTTGGGAAAATCTAACTGACTATTTTGCAGAGGCGAGGACTTAAACTCGACTACATATACTAAAGACTTTGTAATTCAATAAGATCAAAGACTCGGGACTTGAACTTGAACGCTAAGACTTACAACTTGAGTTAAGAATCGATACTTTATTGgatttcacataatttttttaatttccttacaaacaaattataagttttaaaattaactaatatataaGAAAGTATCAATCACTATGGAAAATGGGCAATCTATCGTTATTATGAACTCGAATAAAATATGAGGACTCGAACTGGACTCCATGAAAATAATCAAGGTCTTGGATTTATGAGAGCAGACTTGAGTTTCGACTTATACTTGAAgtataatgatattttctcaACAATTCTGTTTgaagtttttaacaaaaaaataacttcctaATTCCGTATATAGTTGGTATGCAAATAGGTTTATTAAACAACAGGctttcaaaatgaaaacatCTTCTTGGAAAGTAAAATGCACAAATTAACTATTCCGCATACATAGCAAGTAGTTTCTTAAATAGACTAGAGTTTAAACCTTCAAACATGGGTCTCCCTTGAACGTATTCACAAACATCGTAGAGCGAAGACATTTCCTTTTCgtgccaaaatatatttttgactccATCATTAGTTGAAAGTTCGAGAGTATTTAATTGAAAAGCggatatatgaaattttttaccatcCGTGTTAATGAAATGAACTGTTATTGGCTCAGGAAGTACGTCCGAAAATTGAGAACCATACAATAACCGTGCTTGACCAAGTGCTGAAGCAAAACTTAGCATTAGAGAATTAGCAGCAAACTGATCTTCATTCGCCAAATCTGGTACGGGATTTGTATAGTTATTGACAAGAGTGTGAGCCCTTAAAAGACTTCCATCCATAATTGgaagattattttcttctcGATATACATTAATTGGCCAAAGTCCTACCTGTGGCTCCATAGGATGGATATCAGGGAGCTTGAGCGATATAGAAGATTTAGTTGTATTTGTATCTGCATAGGGTTTGATAAGATGAGGAGACCAAACACTGAAAGGCAAATGCACAGACACTCGAGTATATGAACCCAAACGATTAAAATATTGAcgtaaaatttgtttttcatgattAACTCGATGTAAGATATCCTTTGCCTCAGGACAGAATTGATCTAATAATCGGAAAAGACCACGAGTGAGATTTAACCTAAAATCGAATAAGATTAGAATACCAagggataaataaatacaaaatgttgATATCCTACGTGCTTCTGGGTAAAGGAATTCCATATTTTCTTGCTTCTTTATATTGCCACGACATGGTTACAGGATATGGGGTTTTTGAAGACATTCTGTCATTGACTGGATGCCATCCAATGAAGGGGACTTTGTAATtgaaaggaagttttttttgtatagcaTCGAACATTTGAGTTTCCTTGATCATGTCTTCAACAGATGCAAGAGCCTCTTCAGATAAAGACGTCTTTTCGATTGACTGAATGAGTCGACTGGGTAGACCCACATCCAACTCTACAGTTTTTGTTAGATTCTGAAAGGAGAGGGAATATTAGGATATGAGGCTCAAGAAGGCGGTTTTTACTTTGGCCAAATCCAGTTGGTGATTCACGGGGAAATACGTGCGATCCCCAAATGTATGAACGGGACGATCCTTCCAGAGAGGATGAGACTCATCTTTGGGAAGATTTTCCCGGATAATAGATTTAGGAGGATCGTATTCTGGGACTTCATAGGGCATGACATAGGAGCTTTGTATCACATCTTGTGGACTCACGACAGGTATTCCCATAGAAGTCAATACTTTTCGATCATCCGTGTCAGTCAATGGCAATGTACGACCTTCTTGCCAAGCATTGTTGAAATTAATAGGATGATTCCGTCGAACCGGCAATTTTCGACGAAAAAGAACTCTTGTCAATCGCATTTTGTGAATCTAGTGTTTGTTAATGTTACAAATTTCTTCTCATGGCTTATACAATGACGTCACGTGTTGTTtagaattttatgtttatataggtAGACGCCTCATCCTATAGCCACCCACATCTTTTcacgtttattttattaattatattataaccCAATCTTTCATTAAATCGAAAGATTATAtctcaaattacaaattaataaatatattattgtatttaacgtaaatatctataatagagtgggtaataacaattttaaattataattaaaaatatataatatacgagCTCACATCCGTATAGTATGACATCACAGCTCGAttggaagtttttttatagatgacGTCTGGTGTCTCTTCAATacttcatattttgtttatcacTTGTTTATTCACATTGTGAACACAATTTTGCAAGTCCAAAAAT
The sequence above is drawn from the Lepeophtheirus salmonis chromosome 5, UVic_Lsal_1.4, whole genome shotgun sequence genome and encodes:
- the mRpL37 gene encoding large ribosomal subunit protein mL37 codes for the protein MRLTRVLFRRKLPVRRNHPINFNNAWQEGRTLPLTDTDDRKVLTSMGIPVVSPQDVIQSSYVMPYEVPEYDPPKSIIRENLPKDESHPLWKDRPVHTFGDRTYFPVNHQLDLAKNLTKTVELDVGLPSRLIQSIEKTSLSEEALASVEDMIKETQMFDAIQKKLPFNYKVPFIGWHPVNDRMSSKTPYPVTMSWQYKEARKYGIPLPRSTLNLTRGLFRLLDQFCPEAKDILHRVNHEKQILRQYFNRLGSYTRVSVHLPFSVWSPHLIKPYADTNTTKSSISLKLPDIHPMEPQVGLWPINVYREENNLPIMDGSLLRAHTLVNNYTNPVPDLANEDQFAANSLMLSFASALGQARLLYGSQFSDVLPEPITVHFINTDGKKFHISAFQLNTLELSTNDGVKNIFWHEKEMSSLYDVCEYVQGRPMFEGLNSSLFKKLLAMYAE